In Myxococcales bacterium, the DNA window CAGTTTTGGAGGTTTCCGCCCGTGTCGACGAAGTTGCCGTCGCAGAAGAGGGCGCCTTCGGGCTTCTCGCACTGCACCTTGCAGCCGCCGGAGAACTCGGCTTTGCACGAGGCGTAGGTCTCGGCCTGGCATTTCACGTTGCAGTCGAAGTTCGCCTGGGCCGTGCACGAGCCGTTGCAACACGCGCCACACTGGGTCTGACAGGCGGCGCTCGGGGGCGTGCCCTTGCACGAGGCGTCGCAGCGGGCGCTACACGAGGCCTTGCACGAGGCCTGACACTCGCTCTTGTTCGCGTTGCTCTCGCAGCGCGCGGTGCAGTCGGTGCCGCAGTCGGCGTCGCAGTTGGCTTTGCAGTCGAACTTGCCCGGGTCGGCGTTGCAGGTGGCGTTGCAGCTCCCGCCGCAGGTGCCGGTGCACTGGGTGGTCACGTTCGCGGTGCAGCGGCCGTCGCATTTGGCCTGGAATTTCCCGGCGCACGCGGCCTCGAAGCGGACGGGCTCGCACTGCGCCGTACAGCCGCCCTTCACCTCGACCTTGCAGTTCGCGTTGGCCTTCACGTCGATGTTTCCGCAGGCCTCGATGCCGGCGTGGGCCGCCGTTGGGGCGAGGAAGAGCGCGCCGGCGAGCGCGGCGGCAGAGAGGGCACGTGCGGTCAGTCGATTCATGAAAGCCTCCAAAGTCTCGGGCGCGTGGCCCGCATGACGGCGTCTTAGGTTGGGACGGACGAGCCGCCCATCGAAGCAATTCACGGTCCACTCGGGAAAAAGATGCCCGCGTTCGGCGCCGAATTCCGCGTGGCGCGCGCTCGGGGGCTCGATCGACGGGCGGAGGCGTGACACCGAGATCCGGGCGTCACCAACCCGAGGATACAGGGGCGCGCCGGACCGGGGCGGGGTTTCTCGAGCGGTAACGCGCGGAGACATGCGCAGGCGGCTTGCGCCCACCCCTCGGCCCTGCGATGGGAAGGCGTGGATCCGGCCCCTCCTACCTTTCTCTACCGTGACGACGCGCTCGTCGTGGTCGACAAGCCCGCGGGGCTCCTCTGCCATCGCTCCGAGCTCGCGCCGGACCGAGACGTCGTGATGATTCGTGTCCGCGACGCGCTCGGGGCGTACGTGTACCCGGTGCATAGGCTCGACCGCGGCACGAGCGGGGCGCTGCTCTTCGCGCTCTCGTCGGAGGTCGCAGCGCGGCTGCGCACGGAGTTCGACGAGGCGCGTGTGAAGAAGCGCTACGTCGCGATCGCGCGAGGTGTCGTTCCGGAGGCCGTGCGGGTCGACTACGCCATCCCCAAGGCCGAAGGCTCGAAGGAGCGTGTGCCCGCGGTCACGTCGGTGCGAAGGCTCGCGGCCGGGGATCACGTGAGCTTCGTCGAGTGCCTCCCGGAGACGGGGCGATACCACCAGATTCGGCGCCACCTCGCGCACCTTCGCCACCCGCTCGCGCTCGACTCGAACTACGGGACGGGCTGGTTCAATCGGCACGTGCGGGACACGACGGGGCTCACGCGGCTCGCGCTGCACGCCGCGGGGCTCACGTTCGAGCACCCGGTTACGGGGGCGCCGCTCTCCGTCGAGGCCCCGCTCCCCGACGATCTGCGTCGTGCGATCGAGGTGCTCGGGCTCACGGGCGCGTGATGCGCATCGAGGGCGAAGGTCACGGCTCGCGGACCTCGGCGACGCGGAACCGCACGTCCACCCGTACACGCGCAGGGGGCTTTTTTCCCGCGGGAGGTGGCGCGACAGGGGCCTTGTGCGCGGCGAGTGCCCGGAGGCGCGAAGCGGGGACGCCGAGGCGCTCGAGCTCCCTCTCGACGGCGACGGCCCGGGCGAGCGTGAGCCTCTTCCACTCGGTGATGGGCTCCTCGTCGCACGGCGCGGCTTCGATGGTCACCACGAGCCCGCGGCTCGCGCGCAGGGTGTCGGCGACGGGGACGACCTTCGCGCGCTCGGCCTCGTCGAGGTCCGTCGCGAGGTAGCCCACGTCGAGTGGGCCTACGAACACCGCGCCGAGGGCCGCCTCGAGCACGTTCGGCTCGGTCTCGGGGGCGCGCCTTCGCACGAGGGTGAGGGCGAGGGCCGGGTCGTTGGCCGCGCGGCGAATGGCGCCCGCTAGGGTGGACGTGTCCTCGTCGAGGCCCGTCTCACCCTGAAAAAATAGGCCTTTCGGCGTCATCGCGACGGTACCCCATCGGACCTTGGCGCTCGCCGAGAGCGCCGCACGGAGCTTCGCGGGGGGCGTCGCGGACGTGTCTTCGGTGAGGCTCGAGGCTTCGACGTCGAACGTGGGGAACGTCGAGCGCGTGACGGCCACGAGCGCCCTCCGTTCGGCCTCGGAAGGGACCGCGCCCACGAGCGTGACACGACCTGGCTCGATCGTGGCGCGGAGCGTGGCGCCCTTCGGAGCCTCCGGGGCCACGACGAGCGCCGGGGTGCGTGCATGTGCGTGGCTCGCCGCGACGCGGGACCGAACGTGCGCGAGGGCCCCGAGCACCACGAGCACGACGAGCGCCGCGAGCGTGCCACGCGTCTGCCACTCGTCCTCCGAC includes these proteins:
- a CDS encoding pseudouridylate synthase, with amino-acid sequence MVDKPAGLLCHRSELAPDRDVVMIRVRDALGAYVYPVHRLDRGTSGALLFALSSEVAARLRTEFDEARVKKRYVAIARGVVPEAVRVDYAIPKAEGSKERVPAVTSVRRLAAGDHVSFVECLPETGRYHQIRRHLAHLRHPLALDSNYGTGWFNRHVRDTTGLTRLALHAAGLTFEHPVTGAPLSVEAPLPDDLRRAIEVLGLTGA